GCGGTAAGGTGCTGTTCAAGGCTGGCGATCTCACCCTCGACATGTCTGGTTATGCTTTTGCCGCAAGGCCGCAGGCCTGCCCGGTAACGCTTGGCGTGCGTCCGGAACACCTGAGCATCCGACCGGATGTCGCAGACCCCGCGCTTCCGGCAACCGTCTCAGTCCTGGAGCCGATGGGTTCCGATACGGTTGTCTGGCTCACCTGGAAAGACGCGCCCCTGTCACTACGGGTGATGGGCGATCTCACGCTCCAGCCGGGCGATGTCATCGGCATCGGTCTCGATCTCTCCAAAGCATCTCTTTTCGGAGAGGACGGCAATCGCCTCTGAGCCCTGCTCTCCCGGCAGCAGAGAGATCGCGCTGCCGCCCCATTCCATTGATGAAGTCAGGTTTTGAACGACATGTCTGAGAAAGTGTATGATGCGCTGGTGATCGGCTCCGGCGCGGCCGGCTCCTTTGCCGCCATGGAACTGACGGCCAATGGTCTATCCGTCCTGCTTCTCGAAGCCGGGCCTGAGATCGGCAAGAAAGACTTCGATCCCACGCGTAAGAAACCGCCGGCAAGCGCCATCAACATCTGGGAGCGGGCGCGGGCAACCCTCAAGGGTCAGCCGGTTCAGGCGCGTGCCGCCTTCTTCACCGAGCGTTTCAGCCGCTTCTTCGTCAACGACCGGAAGAACCCCTATACCACGCCGCGCGGCGAACCCTTCCTGTGGATCCGCGGCCGGCAGTCGGGCGGACGCCTGCACAGTTTCGGCCGCGTGCTGCTGCGCTGGAGCGACGACGATTTCAGGATCGAGAGCCGAAGCGGCCGCGGCGTGGACTGGCCTGTTTCCTACGACGAACTCGCTCCCTTCTATGCCGAAGCCGAAAGCCATCTTGGCCTCTACGGCAATCAGGACCATGTCTCGACTTTGCCGGACGGCGTCTATTCCCGCCCCGCCAAGCTGACGCCGGCCGAAGAGCTCTTCAAGAAGACCGTCGAGAGCCAGGCGCCGGAACGGCATGTCGTGTCCTGGCGTTATATCGCACCGGACGCCGAGCGTATGCCGCGCCCGCTGCGCGAGGCGCTTGCAAGCGGCAATCTGACAATCCGTCACGATGCGATCGTGCGCCGCATTACTACGGATGCGAAGACGGGTCGGGCGACTGGCGCAGAATATATCGATCGCAACTCCGGCGCCGTTCACGCTGTGCGTGCCGAAAACGTCGTCCTCTGCGCCTCGCCGATCGAAAGCGTTCGACTGCTCTTGAATTCTGCCTCGGAGAAGCACCCGAACGGGCTTGGCAACAGCTCGGGCACGCTCGGCCGCTACTTCATGGATCAGTTGCCCTGCCTGGCCTTCGGCACCTTCCCGCAGGCCCGGGGTTGGTCGCATGACGATTCGGCACCGCAGGACCCATTCTACAATCCGTCAGGCGGGATCTTCGTGCCGCGTTTCGACAATATCGAGGGAAAGACGCCGCGCGGCGACTTCGCCTATCAGGGCAGCGTCGGCCGCGCGCCGGTCGGCGACAACGAGCCGTCGAGCCTTGCCTTCTTCGGCTTCGGCCTGATGCTGCCGCATGCCGACAATCGCATTACCCTTGATGCCAACCGCAGGGACGCCTGGGGCATTCCGGTGCCGCACATCCGCTGCGTCATGCATAAGCCGGAGCAGGCGCTGATCCGCAGACAGGAAAAGACCCTGATCGACATGGTAAAAGGTGCCGGCGGGGAGCTCGACTTCATCGGATCGCCGCTTGGCCTGACGGAAATGGGCCGTGGGGCCTTCCCGGATGCCGACCCCTTAAGCCGTTTCCTGTTCCGCAAATGGTTCCGAAAGACGATGTGCATGGGTGCCGCAATCCATGAAAGCGGCGGCGCACGCATGGGCACCTCGCCTGAAAATTCCGTCCTCAACGGCTGGAACCAGAGCTGGGACGTGCCCAATCTTCTCGTGACCGATGCCAGCGCCTTTCCCGGTGGCGGCACGGCGGGTACGACCTTGACCGTCATGGCCCTGACCCTGCGCGCCTGCCGGAAGCTCGCGGCGCAGTACCGCGGATCTGCTGACGTCTCCAAACACGATGAAGTGCTGGAATAACTGGAGCGGCACCAACGACTAGGCCGGGCTGGCGGCCAGCGCAATCGAGTCGGCCACGTCGTTTACCCGATCGGACAATATGGCCGTCGCCACGCGAAGATGTGCGCTTGGAAGGATGGAGAATTTTGCGCCCGGATGAACCGCAATACCTCGCGCCGCCAGCGTGACCATCGCGAAGGGTTCGGATGCGACCGGCACCCAGGCACACAGGCCGCTGCCATGCTGCACGTCGATCCCACGCTCTCCCAGCGCATCGACCAGATCGGCCCGACGCTGGAAATAGATATCGCGAGAGCGTTGCAGCAAGGTTTGTGTGGCGGGATCCCGCAGAAGCCATGCGGTGGCCGCCTGAAGAATGCGGCTTGTCCAGCCGGCGCTGAAGCTGCGGTAGGACTGGATCTGTTCGACGATCGTCCGCGAGCTCGAGAGCACAGCAAGCCTCAGATCCGGACCATGCGTCTTTGAATAGGAGAGAATGTGAATTGTCCGGTCGGCAAACCGACCGCCGAGCGAATGACGCGGAGCCGTGGAAATATCGGCGACACCGTCATCCTCGACGATCAAGGTGTCGGTGCCGTCGAGAATGTCTCCAAGCCTTTGCAACCGCTCGCCGCTGACAGTCTGACCGGTCACAGAATGAAGCCGCGGCTGGAAAATGAAGGCGACGGGCCGCAGCTTCATTGCAGCTTCGAGAGATGCAGGCAGCGGCCCTTCGCGATCGCACTGGACCGGAAGGATCCGCACGCCGCGATCCTCCAGAATATCGAGAAGCCGCATGGCGGTCGGATCCTCGATCGCAACGGACGCACCGGGCATGACGAGTGCCTGGATGAGCGTGTAGACTGCGTTATAGCCCCCGTTCGTTGCCAAGAATGCGTCCGGCTCGTATGGCCAGGTCTTTCGGACACCCTCTTCGAGTTCCGGAAGGATGCGGCTTCGCTCGTAGCTGTTGAGATTTTCCGCCGACGCCCCGTAAGCCATGGCTTCCTCAAGCTTCGGCAAAAGCCTGATATCCGGCACGGCTGCGGTCAGGTCGAGGACGTCGGCTCCGTAACGACCGGAGCTGCCGAGCCGTTCGGGCTTTGCCACGAAACGGTCGCCGCTCACCCAGGTGCCGTTCCGTCCCCTGCCGGTAATGATCTTCTGGCGTCTCAGCTCACTCCAGGCCTCGGAGATCGTCGCCGGACTGATCCCAAGCGCAAAGGCAAGATCGCGGATCGGCGGCAGCTTCGTTCCGACGGGAAGTGCCCCGGCCCGGATCAAGGCACTGGTTTCAATTGCGATTCCTCGAATTGTCCGATCGGTCAATTTTTGGGCAAACCAAGCCGCATCGACAACATCGCTCATTTAATGGCCATTTTTAATGTTCAATAACGTAATAACATTTGATCAGGAAAATTTGAACATTTAATTGTTCCGAAAACAAGGTCCTTGCGAGTGAATGCCGATGCCCCTTAGCCTCCGACTTGCCCTGCGTGACTGGGACTACATGACGCCCCTGGTTCTCGGCGATGTCTCCTCCCCCAAGCTCGACATCAAGGTCGATCGTGTCGGCACATTGCTCTCGCATCTCGGCAAGAGCGACGACTATGACGTCGCGGAAATGTCCTTCAGCCGCTATACGCAGCTGCGCATTGACGGCGACGAGAGCATCGTCGGCATCCCGAACTTCATCATGCGCGGCTTCCGTCACCGCTGCGTCATCACCCGCAAGGACGGCCCTATCACCGAACTCGGCGAGCTCGCCGGAAAGCGTATCGGCGTCACCGGGTGGCGCGACTCCGGAAACATTTGGACCAGAGCGGCGCTGCGCCGCGAGGGTGTCGGCGTTGAGGATGCCATGTGGTATGCGGGCCGCCTGACGCAAGCGCATCCGGTCGTCGATCGCCTCGACGGGTTCGGCCGGCCCGGCCGCATCGAAGCGGCTCCCGGCGAGCGGCCCATGGTCGACCTGCTCGAGGAAGGTTTCCTGGACGCGATCTTCACGCCTTTCATGCCCGATGGCTATTTCGGTGGAGGATCGCCGTTCCGGCAGGTCGTTTCCGATTTCAGAGGCGCCGAACGTCGATATTTCGCTGATGTGGGCTATGTTCCCGGCATGCATCTGATCGGCATCAAAGCGGGCATCGTCGCGCAGAACCCGTGGGTGATCGAAGAACTCAGCAAGCTGATCGATGAATCGCAGCGGATGTGGCTGAGCAAGCGCCGCAAATACGCCGACACCTCGCCTTTCATGATGGACGAGCTTTTGAAGTCGGCGGTCGAGCTTCCGGTCGGCTGGGACGCCAGCGGCTTTGCGGTCAACCGCAAGATGATCGCTGATTTCGCCAGCGAGCTTCACGTCCAGGGCATCCTGCCGCAGCTGATGACGCCGGAAGAGCTCTTCTCCTTCGATGTCGACGGTAGCCGCGTCGGGTGAGCGCAACACGAAACGCATGAATTCGAACCAAACAGGGGAAATAACAATGTCGATCATGAAAATTGCACGCCTTGCTCTGACGAGCGTGGTGATCTCGGGAACGGCCTTCGCTGAAGACGCGGCCCTGCCCAAGCTTTCGGTCAACGACGCGCTTCATGCGCAGTTGCCCGAAGCGATCCGCACGTCCGGCAAGATGATCTCCGTCAACAATGGCTCGTTTCCTCCCTATGAAATCGTCACGGGTACCGAGATGAGCGGCGCCAGTGCCGATCTGACCGACGCGCTCGGTCAGGTTCTCGGCGTCAAGATCGAGCATGAGACTGTCGGTGGCCTGCCGGCGTTGCTCGCCGGCGTCAATTCCGGTCGTTACCAGTTTGCCTTTGGTCCGGTCGGCGACTTCAAGAGCCGCGAAGAGTCCAACGACTTTGTCGACTGGGTGCAGGAATTCGTGGTCTTCTCGGTGCAGAAGGGCAATCCGAAGGGCATCACCTCGCTCGATACCGCCTGCGGTAACCGCATCGCCGTCATGGCTGGCGGCTCGGCTGAGAAGGTCATCCAGGTGCAGGCCGAAAAGTGCAAGACCGACGGCAAGGGCGCGATCGAAGTGCAGTCCTTCACCGACCAGCCGAGCTCGATCCTTGCCGTCCGCTCCAAGCGTTCGGATGCCTTCTTCTCCTCCCAGGCGCCGCTCACCTATTTCGTGTCGCAGGCCAACGGCCAGTTGGAGCTGACCGGCGTCGGACAGAAGAACGGCTTCGAAAACCTCTATCAGGGCGCGGTTGTCGCAAAGGGCTCGCCACTCGGCCCGGTCTTGCGTGATGCGGTCAAGGTGCTGATGGACAATGGCACCTATGCCGCGATCATGAAGAAGTGGGGCCTCGAGAACAACATGATCAAGGAGCCAGGCATCAACCTCGGCGGGACGCTTCCGAAATGAGCACACAACGACAAACACTCGCATCGCCCTCCGGCGATGCGAGAAGCCGGGACGTGGCCCATGCCCACAAGCCCTTCCCCAAAGGTCGCGTCGCGGCCTGGCTGACTACGCTTGCGATCGCCGCCTACTGCGCCTGGTCGGTCGCGCATAACGAGAACTTCGGCTGGCCGGTCGTCGCACACTATTTCTTCGACCCAACCGTCATCAGCGGCCTTTACGTCTCGCTCGGTCTGACGGTCGTCGCGATGATCATCGGCATCGCTCTCGGTCTCGTGCTGGCCGTCGCGAGAATGTCCAGCGACCGGCTGGCAAGTTCGCTTGCCTCGCTGTTCATCTGGTTTTTCCGCGGAACACCGCTCCTGGTGCAGCTGATCTTCTGGTACAATCTTTCGACGCTCTTTCCGACGCTTTCGATCGGCATTCCCTTCGGCCCGACTTTCATGAGTTGGGATACGAATTCGGTGATCAGTCCGATGACGGCTGCGATCGCAGGTCTCGCCCTCAATGAGTCCGCCTATATGGCCGAGATCATCCGCGGCGGATTGCTTTCGGTGGACAAGGGCCAGTACGAGACGGCGGAAGCCTTCGGCATGACGCGCATCCGCGCGCTTCGCCGCATCATCATTCCGCAGGCCATGCGCTCGATCGTTCCGCCGACCGGCAACCAGCTGATCAGCATGATCAAGGCGACCTCGCTCGTCAGCGTCATCGCCATGGCTGATCTGCTCTATTCGGTACAGTCGATCTACAACCGCACTTTCGAGATCGTGCCGATGCTGCTCGTCGCCGTCCTCTGGTACCTGCTCATCACGTCGGTCCTGAATGTCGGCCAGGCCTATATCGAGCGCTATTACAGCCGCGGCGATCGCCGCACGGGCGCCGCCAAGCCGGCAAAGGAAACGGCCGTCATGACACAGGCAACGGAGGCAGGTGCATGAACGAGATCGCCACTATCGAGCCTCTCGTCAAGGCACGCAATGTCCACAAGTCCTTCGCGGATCTGGAAGTGCTGAAGGGAATCGACCTGGACGTGGCACCCGGTGAGGTCGTCGTCGTCCTTGGCCCCTCCGGCTCCGGTAAGTCGACGTTCCTTCGCTGTATCAACCACCTCGAATCCATCAACCAGGGTTCGATCGAGGTAGACGGCGAACAGATCGGTTATCGCCTGCACAAGGATCGGCTGCTGCAGCTGTCAAACCACGCCATTGCCCTGCAGCGGCGAAAGATCGGCATGGTGTTCCAGCAGTTCAATCTCTACCCGCATATGACGGCACTGCAGAACATCATCGAGGCACCTGTCGGCATACACGGCGAAAGCCGAAAGGTCGCGACCGACAATGCACTGAGGCTCCTGGAGCGAGTGGGGCTTTCGGCCAAGGCCGACAGCTACCCGCGCCAGCTTTCCGGCGGCCAGCAGCAGCGCGTGGCGATTGCCCGCGCGCTGGCCATCAAGCCGAAGCTGATGCTCTTCGACGAGCCGACCTCGGCACTCGACCCCGAACTGGTCGGCGAGGTTCTCGCCACCATGCGGGATCTTGCAAACCAGGGTCTGACGATGATCGTCGTCACCCACGAGATCGGTTTCGCGCGGGAAGCGGCCGACCGCGTGGTCTTCATGGATGGCGGCAAGGTCGTGGAACAGGGCAAGCCGGAGAATGTAATCGGCAACCCGCAGCACCCCCGCACCAGAAGCTTCCTGTCGCGCTTCATCTAGCGCGGCAGCTCCCCATGCTCTTGCCCTGCGGGCTGGCTCTACCGTGAGCCGGCCGGCGATACCACGCCCATGAAACTGGAACTGCCATGTCCCTCGACAATGATTTTGCCCGCCTCTCCGATCTCGAACCGATGGAAGCGGAGCTGACGGCCATCCGCCGGCATCTCCACGCCCATCCCGAGCTCTCATTCGAGGAGGCCGAGACCGCGCGTTTCGTTGCCGAAAAGCTGGAAACCTGGGGTTATGAGGTGACCCGGAACCTCGGCGGCCATGGCGTGGTTGCGCGTATGACGGTCGGCGCCGGGAAGAAGAGCATCGCCATCCGCGCCGACATGGACGCCCTGCCGATCACCGAGGAAACCAGTCGCCCCTATGCCAGCACGGTTGCAGGCAAGATGCATGCCTGTGGACATGACGGCCACACGACGATCCTTCTCGGTGCGGCCGAATATCTGGCGCGCACGCGCCGCTTCAACGGCACCGTCAATCTGATTTTCCAGCCGGCCGAGGAGGCCGGTGCGCTGAGTGGCGCGCCTGCAATGATCGCCGACGGGCTGTTCGAACGCTTTCCCTTCGACGTTATCTTCGGCCTGCACAATCATCCTGGCGCGCCGGAGGGCACCTGGCTGATGCGGTCGGGACCGCTGATGGCGGCTGCCGACAGCGCCGAGATCATCATCAGGGGCAAGGGTGGCCATGCCTCGCGGCCGCATCTCACCGTCGATCCGGTGGTCGTTGCCTGCAACCTCGTCGTCAGCCTTCAGTCGGTCGTCTCCCGCAGCATCGATCCGACACAGACCGCTGTCGTCACGGTCGGGGCGATCCATGCCGGCGAGGCCGCGAACGTCATCCCCGAAAGCGCAAAACTGCTGCTCAGCATCCGCTCCTTCGACCCGAAGGTGCGCGACACGCTGGAGGCCAGGATCCGCAGGCTCGCTGAAACAATTGCCGATGGTTATGGCGCAACGGCGGAGATCGAATACACGCGCGGGCACCCCGTGGTCGTCAATTCAGAGGCCGAAACCGAATTCGCCCGCAAGGTCGCAGAAGAGCTCGTCGGTGCGGAGAAGGTATCCGTTTGCAATCTGATCCCCGGCAGCGAAGACTTCTCGCACTTCCTCGAGCACAAGCCCGGCAGCTTCCTGCGGCTCGGCAACGGTGTGGACTCGGCGATCCTGCACAGCGCGAAATACGACTTTGCCGACAAATCCCTGACGGTCGGTGCCGCGATGTGGGCACGCTTGACCGAACGCTATCTCGACGAATGAGAGCTTTCGGCAGCACGAAGTAAACTCCCGCCTTGGTGCGTTCGTGGCGCAAACCTTGCGCCCCCCCGCGCTACCAGGCCGGGAACGGATCTTCGAGAGCTGACCAGTCGCGTGGGTCCGCACTGGCGAGGCAGTCGTCCAACGCGGCTCGCACACCTGTCTCGTCCATGCCAACGCCGATGAACACCAGTTCCTGCCGGCGGTCGCCCCAGGCGCCGTCCCATCGGCTCTGCAGGTGCTGATGAAACTGGTGATGGCTCGGCCAGTCTTGTCGCGGAACGGCCGCCCACCAGAGCCCCATGGGCTCGCAGCGCCGTTGTACCCCGGCAGCCGACATCAGACCCACATGATGCGGGCGCGTGGCAAGCCAGAAATGGCCCTTGGCGCGCAGCACTCCTGGCCAGGGCTCGTCCAGGAATGCGCGAAACCGCTTGGGGTCGAAGGGACGCCTCGTGCGATAGACAAAGCTCGAGACCCCGTATTCCTCCGTCTCCGGAACATGCTCGCCTGGACTATACAGTTCCTTGTGCCACAAGGGATGCGCGGCCGCCTTTTCTTCGTCGAAAGACCGGTATCGAGGACCGTTGCCAGAGAAACCCTGCCGAGATCCGTCTTCACCTGGCGCGCATCGGGATTGAGGGACGCAACGATCTTGCGGACCTCCGCGCGGACCTCTTCGGTCGCGTCCGAGATCTTGTTGATCACGACAACATCGGCAAACTCGATCTGGTCGACCAGCAGATCGATGAGGGTGCGCCGGTCTTCACCGTCGCGCTGCAGGCCACGATCGGCAAGTAGATCGGCGCTACTGTAGTCGGCTAATAGGTTCGCGGCGTCGACCACAGTGACCATCGTGTCCAGTCTGGCAAAATCGGAGAGCGAAACGCCCTTATCATCGCGGAAGGAAAATGTTGCCGCGATCGGGCGCGGCTCGGCAATGCCGGTGCCCTCGATCAACAGGTAGTCATATCGTTCTTCCTCTGCCAGTCGTCGTACTTCCGTCAGCAGGTCGTTGCGCAGGGTGCAGCAGATGCAGCCATTGCTGAGCTCGACCAGAGTCTCCGTCGTGTGCGACAGGTTGCAGCCGCCATCTCGAATGAGACTTGCGTCGATATTCACTTCGCTCATATCGTTGACGATGACGGCGACCCGCAGACCCTCGCGATTGTTCAGGATGTGGCTGAGAAGCGTCGTCTTGCCGGCTCCCAGAAAGCTGGCGAGCACTCCCCGTGCCGATCGGCAGTCTTTCGCGACCTTACCTTTCCACCGACAGTCAGCCACTGGGGAACCCACGAATCCACTAGAAGTGAGCGCGAAGCCCACCGGCGCGCGTTGCGATACATGGCTTGCCCTTTCGAGAAGTTGCCAGGATCAAATCTATGGGGATCGTTGATATGCAGCTTTAAATTATAGTCGAAAAATGAGAGTGTATATCTTAACTATTTCGGTTTACGGGCGGCATCCTTTTATGCAACCAGGTCTTTCCGCAGAGACGCGACTTGCTTTTCGCGAGTCAAAATGTGGTACAATTGTGGGATCTACTTCGAATCAGGGATGGCTGCTGCGTGTGCCTTCCTAACGAACAGGCGATTACCGTGCGGTTCGTGCCTCAAAACTGTGGGTCTTGCCACACCAGGGTTTTGTCTAATCCGAAATAGCTAGCTTTTGGCGCAATCTTCGCCCGTTCGGAGTATTGATGCTGCGCCGTAACGATATAGGCTCTGCGCCGCCGTGACAGCATGCCGAATCGAAAGATATCGGCTGCAAGGGAGGGAGCCCTAGCGCGGTCAAAATCTGGAAAAAGCGAGACACTGACATGAGACAATCCATGGAGAGGATCATGGAGCGGCGATTGAGTGCCATCCTCGCTGCCGATGTCGTCGGTTACAGCCGGCTCATGGGCATGGACGAGACAGGCACGCTGCAGGCTTTGAACCGGCATCGCTGCGAACTGGTCGACATCCGCATTTCCGATTACAAGGGCCGCATCGTCAAACTCACCGGCGATGGCATCCTTGTGGAATTTCAGAGCGTCGTGAACGCCGTTGCCTGCGCCGCAGACATCCAGCGCAGCATGGCGCTGCGCAATGAAAACGTTTTGAAGGAAGAGCGCGTCGAATTCCGCATCGGCATCAATCTCGGCGATGTCGTCGTGGAAAATGACGATATTTTCGGAGACGGCGTCAACGTTGCCGCGCGTCTGGAAGGCATCGCTCCGGCCGGCGGCATTGCCGTCTCGTCGATCGTGCGCGATCAGGTCGGTTCCCGCCTTAATCTCGGCTTCGAGTTTTTGGGTGAACACGTGTTCAAAAATATCCGTCAGCCGGTGCAGGTCTACACGGTTTCCATCGAGAAGCCGAGTTCCGCTCGCCTCGTCGCGCAGAACCGAAACACCTGTTTCATCGCCGTCTTGCCCTTTACCAACATGAGCGGCGATGCAGATCAGGATTATTTCTCCGACGGCATCACTGAAGATATCATTACCGATCTTTCCAAGATCTCCAGCCTGCATGTGGTGCCGCGCAACACCGTCTTCACCTATAAGGGCACATCTGTGAAGGTGAAGCAGGTCGCCCAGGAGCTCGGCGTGCGTTATATGCTGGAAGGCAGTGTGCGCATCGTCGGGTCGCGGGTACGCATTTCCGGCCAGCTGATCGATACGATGAACGGCGATCACCTGTGGGCCGAACGCTATGACCGAGACCTCACCGATATCTTTGCCATCCAGGACGAGATCACCCACGCGATCGTCAGCCAGTTGAAGGTGCGACTGCTGCCGGAGGAGCGCAAGGCGATCGCCGTCGAGCCGACGGCCAATGTCGAGGCCTACACCTATTATCTGAGAGGCCGGCAGCTCTCCCACACCTGGACCAAGTCCTACCTGCAGCTTGCCCAGCGCATGTTCTACAAGGCCGTCGAACTCGATCCGGATTATGGTCGCGCCTATGCAGGCATTGCCGATTGCGATGCGGCGATCCGTGACTGGGCGCCTGACGACGTGCCTCTGGAGCGTATCCTCGCCATGAGCGCCAAAGCCCTGGAACTCGATCCCGACCTTGCCGAGGCGCATGCCTCCCGTGGCCTGGCGCTGCATCAGAACGGCGATGACGACGAGGCAACAGCGTGCTTCGAACGCGCGCTGTCGCTCGATCCCAACCTCTATGAAGCAAATTTCCACTATGCCCGCATCTTCTTCATGCGCGGGAATTTCGCCGAGGCGGTGCACTACTTTACCCGTGCCGCTGAAATCCGCCCCGACGACTATGTTTCGCCGATCCATCTGATGTCCTCATACC
The window above is part of the Rhizobium sp. WYJ-E13 genome. Proteins encoded here:
- a CDS encoding GMC oxidoreductase gives rise to the protein MSEKVYDALVIGSGAAGSFAAMELTANGLSVLLLEAGPEIGKKDFDPTRKKPPASAINIWERARATLKGQPVQARAAFFTERFSRFFVNDRKNPYTTPRGEPFLWIRGRQSGGRLHSFGRVLLRWSDDDFRIESRSGRGVDWPVSYDELAPFYAEAESHLGLYGNQDHVSTLPDGVYSRPAKLTPAEELFKKTVESQAPERHVVSWRYIAPDAERMPRPLREALASGNLTIRHDAIVRRITTDAKTGRATGAEYIDRNSGAVHAVRAENVVLCASPIESVRLLLNSASEKHPNGLGNSSGTLGRYFMDQLPCLAFGTFPQARGWSHDDSAPQDPFYNPSGGIFVPRFDNIEGKTPRGDFAYQGSVGRAPVGDNEPSSLAFFGFGLMLPHADNRITLDANRRDAWGIPVPHIRCVMHKPEQALIRRQEKTLIDMVKGAGGELDFIGSPLGLTEMGRGAFPDADPLSRFLFRKWFRKTMCMGAAIHESGGARMGTSPENSVLNGWNQSWDVPNLLVTDASAFPGGGTAGTTLTVMALTLRACRKLAAQYRGSADVSKHDEVLE
- a CDS encoding PLP-dependent aminotransferase family protein, which produces MSDVVDAAWFAQKLTDRTIRGIAIETSALIRAGALPVGTKLPPIRDLAFALGISPATISEAWSELRRQKIITGRGRNGTWVSGDRFVAKPERLGSSGRYGADVLDLTAAVPDIRLLPKLEEAMAYGASAENLNSYERSRILPELEEGVRKTWPYEPDAFLATNGGYNAVYTLIQALVMPGASVAIEDPTAMRLLDILEDRGVRILPVQCDREGPLPASLEAAMKLRPVAFIFQPRLHSVTGQTVSGERLQRLGDILDGTDTLIVEDDGVADISTAPRHSLGGRFADRTIHILSYSKTHGPDLRLAVLSSSRTIVEQIQSYRSFSAGWTSRILQAATAWLLRDPATQTLLQRSRDIYFQRRADLVDALGERGIDVQHGSGLCAWVPVASEPFAMVTLAARGIAVHPGAKFSILPSAHLRVATAILSDRVNDVADSIALAASPA
- a CDS encoding nitrate ABC transporter substrate-binding protein, giving the protein MPLSLRLALRDWDYMTPLVLGDVSSPKLDIKVDRVGTLLSHLGKSDDYDVAEMSFSRYTQLRIDGDESIVGIPNFIMRGFRHRCVITRKDGPITELGELAGKRIGVTGWRDSGNIWTRAALRREGVGVEDAMWYAGRLTQAHPVVDRLDGFGRPGRIEAAPGERPMVDLLEEGFLDAIFTPFMPDGYFGGGSPFRQVVSDFRGAERRYFADVGYVPGMHLIGIKAGIVAQNPWVIEELSKLIDESQRMWLSKRRKYADTSPFMMDELLKSAVELPVGWDASGFAVNRKMIADFASELHVQGILPQLMTPEELFSFDVDGSRVG
- a CDS encoding ABC transporter substrate-binding protein yields the protein MSIMKIARLALTSVVISGTAFAEDAALPKLSVNDALHAQLPEAIRTSGKMISVNNGSFPPYEIVTGTEMSGASADLTDALGQVLGVKIEHETVGGLPALLAGVNSGRYQFAFGPVGDFKSREESNDFVDWVQEFVVFSVQKGNPKGITSLDTACGNRIAVMAGGSAEKVIQVQAEKCKTDGKGAIEVQSFTDQPSSILAVRSKRSDAFFSSQAPLTYFVSQANGQLELTGVGQKNGFENLYQGAVVAKGSPLGPVLRDAVKVLMDNGTYAAIMKKWGLENNMIKEPGINLGGTLPK
- a CDS encoding amino acid ABC transporter permease, which encodes MSTQRQTLASPSGDARSRDVAHAHKPFPKGRVAAWLTTLAIAAYCAWSVAHNENFGWPVVAHYFFDPTVISGLYVSLGLTVVAMIIGIALGLVLAVARMSSDRLASSLASLFIWFFRGTPLLVQLIFWYNLSTLFPTLSIGIPFGPTFMSWDTNSVISPMTAAIAGLALNESAYMAEIIRGGLLSVDKGQYETAEAFGMTRIRALRRIIIPQAMRSIVPPTGNQLISMIKATSLVSVIAMADLLYSVQSIYNRTFEIVPMLLVAVLWYLLITSVLNVGQAYIERYYSRGDRRTGAAKPAKETAVMTQATEAGA
- a CDS encoding amino acid ABC transporter ATP-binding protein — protein: MNEIATIEPLVKARNVHKSFADLEVLKGIDLDVAPGEVVVVLGPSGSGKSTFLRCINHLESINQGSIEVDGEQIGYRLHKDRLLQLSNHAIALQRRKIGMVFQQFNLYPHMTALQNIIEAPVGIHGESRKVATDNALRLLERVGLSAKADSYPRQLSGGQQQRVAIARALAIKPKLMLFDEPTSALDPELVGEVLATMRDLANQGLTMIVVTHEIGFAREAADRVVFMDGGKVVEQGKPENVIGNPQHPRTRSFLSRFI
- a CDS encoding M20 aminoacylase family protein, whose amino-acid sequence is MSLDNDFARLSDLEPMEAELTAIRRHLHAHPELSFEEAETARFVAEKLETWGYEVTRNLGGHGVVARMTVGAGKKSIAIRADMDALPITEETSRPYASTVAGKMHACGHDGHTTILLGAAEYLARTRRFNGTVNLIFQPAEEAGALSGAPAMIADGLFERFPFDVIFGLHNHPGAPEGTWLMRSGPLMAAADSAEIIIRGKGGHASRPHLTVDPVVVACNLVVSLQSVVSRSIDPTQTAVVTVGAIHAGEAANVIPESAKLLLSIRSFDPKVRDTLEARIRRLAETIADGYGATAEIEYTRGHPVVVNSEAETEFARKVAEELVGAEKVSVCNLIPGSEDFSHFLEHKPGSFLRLGNGVDSAILHSAKYDFADKSLTVGAAMWARLTERYLDE
- a CDS encoding tetratricopeptide repeat protein; the encoded protein is MERRLSAILAADVVGYSRLMGMDETGTLQALNRHRCELVDIRISDYKGRIVKLTGDGILVEFQSVVNAVACAADIQRSMALRNENVLKEERVEFRIGINLGDVVVENDDIFGDGVNVAARLEGIAPAGGIAVSSIVRDQVGSRLNLGFEFLGEHVFKNIRQPVQVYTVSIEKPSSARLVAQNRNTCFIAVLPFTNMSGDADQDYFSDGITEDIITDLSKISSLHVVPRNTVFTYKGTSVKVKQVAQELGVRYMLEGSVRIVGSRVRISGQLIDTMNGDHLWAERYDRDLTDIFAIQDEITHAIVSQLKVRLLPEERKAIAVEPTANVEAYTYYLRGRQLSHTWTKSYLQLAQRMFYKAVELDPDYGRAYAGIADCDAAIRDWAPDDVPLERILAMSAKALELDPDLAEAHASRGLALHQNGDDDEATACFERALSLDPNLYEANFHYARIFFMRGNFAEAVHYFTRAAEIRPDDYVSPIHLMSSYHSLGRTADRESWARKGIERAERALNQNPENSGPAHRGALALAHLGEAARACDWAARASAIDPDDIVAQYNLACVHSVLGHVERAINILEGLLPRSSVYHIKWFIHDSDLDNLRQDPRFMKLIAEAMKGRERIEA